A section of the Bryobacteraceae bacterium genome encodes:
- a CDS encoding 30S ribosomal protein S13, producing the protein MARIAGVDLPARKRAEIGLTYIYGIGRSRAQSILYRAGIDFNKKIGELSEEEVTRLRQIIEEEGAVEGDLRKEVSMSIKRLIEMGSYRGLRHRRGLPVRGQRTHTNARTRKGPRRGTVANKKKAGK; encoded by the coding sequence ATGGCGCGAATTGCAGGCGTGGATCTGCCGGCCCGGAAGAGGGCCGAGATCGGTCTCACTTATATTTACGGCATCGGGCGCAGCCGCGCCCAGTCGATCCTGTATCGTGCAGGCATCGACTTCAACAAGAAGATCGGCGAGCTCAGCGAAGAAGAGGTGACCCGCCTCCGCCAGATCATCGAGGAGGAGGGCGCCGTCGAGGGCGACCTGCGCAAGGAAGTTTCGATGAGCATCAAGCGGCTCATCGAGATGGGCTCCTACCGCGGGTTGCGCCACCGCCGCGGTCTTCCGGTGCGCGGTCAGCGGACCCACACCAACGCGCGCACCCGCAAGGGCCCGCGCCGCGGCACCGTCGCCAACAAGAAGAAGGCCGGCAAGTAA
- a CDS encoding type I methionyl aminopeptidase has translation MIIRKSPAELEKMRRAGLIVHQILDRLRQMVQPGMTTLELEAEAERMMKEAGARPAFKGYYVPAAGGRYPFVLCTSVNEEVVHGMPSAKRVLKEGDIVSIDTGVAVDGYYGDAAITVPVGRVSEETERLLRVTEEALELAIAQMKAGNRLFDVCGAIERHVTQNGFSVVREFVGHGIGTALHEEPQVPNYVDRRNENPRLKEGMVLAIEPMVNAGRPETKILDDRWTAVTRDGSYAAHFEHTVAVTSNGPWVLTRP, from the coding sequence ATGATCATCCGGAAGAGCCCGGCCGAGCTGGAGAAGATGCGGAGGGCCGGTCTGATCGTGCATCAGATCCTGGACCGGCTGAGGCAGATGGTGCAGCCCGGCATGACGACGCTCGAGCTGGAGGCCGAGGCGGAACGGATGATGAAGGAAGCGGGCGCCAGGCCCGCCTTTAAAGGGTATTATGTGCCGGCGGCCGGCGGACGGTATCCGTTCGTGCTGTGCACGTCGGTCAACGAGGAAGTGGTGCACGGGATGCCGTCGGCGAAGCGGGTGTTGAAGGAAGGCGATATTGTCTCCATCGACACGGGCGTCGCCGTGGACGGCTACTACGGAGATGCGGCGATCACGGTGCCGGTGGGCAGGGTCAGCGAAGAGACGGAGCGGCTTCTCCGGGTGACGGAGGAGGCGCTGGAGCTGGCCATCGCGCAGATGAAGGCGGGCAACCGCCTGTTTGACGTCTGCGGCGCCATCGAGCGGCACGTGACGCAGAACGGATTTTCGGTGGTTCGCGAGTTCGTGGGCCACGGCATTGGCACCGCGCTCCATGAAGAGCCGCAGGTGCCGAATTATGTGGACCGGCGCAACGAGAATCCGCGCCTCAAGGAAGGGATGGTGCTCGCCATCGAGCCGATGGTGAACGCCGGAAGGCCGGAGACGAAGATTCTCGACGACCGCTGGACGGCGGTGACGCGGGACGGCAGCTATGCCGCCCACTTCGAGCACACCGTCGCCGTCACGTCCAACGGCCCGTGGGTGCTGACCAGGCCGTGA
- the rplF gene encoding 50S ribosomal protein L6 — MSRIGKKPIPLPPGVKVQIGEQLVVEGPKGRLTVPVPQGIRVEKNDGFLEVKRDGDEYAALHGLTRALAANAVTGVSQGFTRELDIVGIGYRAEMKASNVILFYLGYSHPIEFLLPAGIECRIEKNTHLVLSGIDKQLLGQVAANIRSLRPPEPYKQKGIRYTGEVLRKKVGKTGAGGK; from the coding sequence ATGTCAAGAATTGGCAAAAAACCGATCCCGCTGCCGCCGGGGGTGAAGGTGCAGATCGGCGAGCAGCTCGTGGTGGAAGGGCCGAAGGGCCGGCTGACGGTGCCGGTGCCGCAGGGCATCCGGGTGGAGAAAAACGACGGCTTCCTTGAAGTGAAGCGGGACGGCGACGAATATGCGGCGTTGCACGGGCTGACCCGGGCGCTGGCCGCCAACGCTGTCACCGGCGTCAGCCAGGGCTTCACGCGGGAACTGGACATCGTGGGCATCGGCTACCGCGCCGAGATGAAGGCGAGCAACGTGATCCTGTTCTATCTCGGCTATTCGCACCCGATCGAGTTCTTGCTGCCCGCGGGCATCGAATGCAGGATCGAAAAGAACACGCACCTCGTGCTCAGCGGCATTGACAAGCAGCTTCTGGGGCAGGTGGCGGCCAACATCCGCAGCCTGCGTCCGCCGGAGCCCTACAAGCAGAAGGGCATCCGCTACACCGGCGAAGTCCTGCGCAAGAAGGTCGGCAAGACCGGCGCGGGCGGCAAGTAA
- the rpsH gene encoding 30S ribosomal protein S8 — protein MVSDPIADMLTRIRNGLKARFPKVDVPASKLKLEIARILKDEGYILNYKIVDEGSHKAIRVYLKYSETGQPAISNLERVSRPGCRVYVGSREIPKVLGGLGISILTTPKGVMTGKEARRQNVGGELLCKVY, from the coding sequence ATGGTTTCCGATCCCATCGCCGACATGCTGACGCGCATCCGCAACGGCCTGAAGGCCAGGTTTCCGAAAGTGGATGTGCCGGCCTCGAAGCTCAAGCTGGAGATCGCCCGCATTCTCAAGGATGAAGGCTACATCCTGAACTACAAGATCGTTGACGAAGGCAGCCACAAGGCGATCCGCGTCTATCTGAAGTACAGCGAGACGGGCCAGCCTGCCATTTCGAATCTCGAGCGGGTGTCGCGTCCGGGCTGCCGCGTTTACGTCGGCAGCCGCGAGATTCCGAAGGTGCTCGGCGGCCTCGGCATCAGCATTCTGACCACGCCGAAAGGCGTGATGACCGGCAAGGAAGCCCGCCGGCAGAACGTGGGCGGCGAGCTGTTGTGCAAGGTGTACTGA
- the rpsE gene encoding 30S ribosomal protein S5 translates to MTPNRVRRIDPKTLNLKEQVVSINRVTKVVKGGKNLSFSALVVVGDPEQKIVGYGKGKAREVPAAIKKAIEAAKKNLRPVNTLGSTIPHLVLGRFGSGAVLLKPAPEGTGVIAGGPVRAVIEAAGITNVLTKSLGTTNPHNVVKATINALDQLRSKAEVAALRGIQAENL, encoded by the coding sequence ATGACACCGAATCGCGTAAGACGCATCGACCCGAAGACGCTCAACCTGAAAGAGCAGGTGGTGAGCATCAACCGCGTCACCAAGGTGGTGAAGGGCGGCAAGAACCTGAGCTTTTCGGCGCTCGTCGTCGTCGGCGACCCCGAGCAGAAGATCGTGGGGTACGGCAAGGGCAAGGCCCGGGAAGTGCCGGCGGCCATCAAGAAGGCGATTGAGGCGGCCAAGAAGAACCTGCGGCCGGTGAACACGCTTGGCTCGACGATCCCACACCTGGTGCTGGGCCGGTTCGGCTCCGGCGCAGTGCTGCTGAAGCCCGCTCCCGAGGGCACCGGCGTCATCGCCGGCGGTCCGGTGCGCGCGGTGATTGAAGCCGCAGGCATCACCAACGTTCTGACCAAGTCGCTTGGCACCACGAATCCCCACAACGTCGTGAAAGCGACCATCAACGCGCTCGACCAGCTCCGCAGCAAGGCGGAGGTGGCCGCGCTGCGCGGCATTCAGGCGGAGAATCTGTGA
- the rpsK gene encoding 30S ribosomal protein S11, with protein MAKQQPKAGKKKSFKKKEKKNVPVGICHIQATFNNTIVTFTDPAGNTVAWSSAGSLGFRGSRKGTPFAAQQASLTAANKAKEAGMRQVEVRVAGPGSGRESAIRALATAGMEVKAIKDVTPIPHNGCRPPKRRRV; from the coding sequence ATGGCGAAGCAGCAACCCAAGGCTGGCAAGAAGAAGAGCTTCAAGAAGAAGGAAAAGAAGAACGTTCCGGTGGGCATCTGCCACATTCAGGCGACGTTCAACAACACGATCGTCACTTTCACCGACCCGGCGGGCAACACCGTGGCCTGGTCCAGCGCCGGCTCGCTCGGCTTCCGAGGCTCGCGCAAGGGCACGCCCTTTGCCGCCCAGCAGGCTTCGCTCACCGCGGCCAACAAGGCCAAGGAGGCGGGCATGCGGCAGGTGGAGGTGCGCGTGGCCGGGCCAGGCTCGGGGCGCGAGTCGGCCATCCGGGCGCTGGCGACCGCCGGCATGGAAGTCAAGGCGATCAAGGACGTGACGCCCATCCCTCACAACGGGTGCCGACCGCCCAAGCGGCGCCGCGTCTGA
- the rpmJ gene encoding 50S ribosomal protein L36: MKVRASVKKICDKCKIIHRHGVVRVICKNPKHKQRQG, encoded by the coding sequence ATGAAGGTCCGGGCATCGGTCAAGAAAATCTGTGACAAATGCAAGATCATCCACCGGCACGGCGTGGTGCGGGTGATCTGCAAGAATCCCAAGCACAAGCAGCGGCAGGGTTAG
- the rplE gene encoding 50S ribosomal protein L5, protein MKARLREHYQKTVVPALMKEFGYKNVMSVPKLDKITINIGLGEATQNPKLMDGAVQELAQITGQKPVVTKARKSVAAFKLREGMSIGCMVTLRGDRMYEFLDRLMNVALPRVRDFRGLSTRSFDGRGNYTLGVRDQFIFPEISYEKVEKVKGMNICITTTAKTDAEALALLKHLGMPFRQN, encoded by the coding sequence ATGAAGGCGAGACTCAGGGAACACTACCAGAAGACGGTGGTGCCGGCGCTGATGAAGGAGTTCGGTTACAAGAACGTGATGTCGGTGCCGAAGCTCGACAAGATCACGATCAACATCGGGCTCGGCGAGGCCACGCAGAACCCGAAGCTGATGGACGGCGCCGTGCAGGAGCTGGCGCAGATCACCGGCCAGAAGCCGGTGGTGACCAAGGCGCGCAAGTCGGTGGCGGCGTTCAAGCTGCGCGAAGGCATGTCGATCGGGTGCATGGTGACGCTGCGCGGCGACCGGATGTATGAATTTCTCGACCGTCTGATGAACGTGGCGCTGCCGCGGGTGCGCGACTTCCGCGGGCTGAGCACGCGCAGCTTCGACGGCCGCGGCAACTACACGCTTGGGGTGCGCGACCAGTTCATCTTCCCCGAGATCTCTTACGAGAAGGTGGAGAAGGTGAAAGGCATGAACATCTGCATCACGACGACGGCGAAGACCGACGCCGAGGCGCTGGCGCTGCTGAAACATCTCGGCATGCCCTTCCGGCAGAACTGA
- the rplX gene encoding 50S ribosomal protein L24, which translates to MPSRLAKSHEKKKPLRIRIRKNDMVKVIAGRDKGKVGRVLEVDRETGRILVEGVMLVKKHVRPNPARGIKGGIAERESPIHVSNVMILTSDGKTSRIGTRTEMVGGKPRRVRVAVKTGEILDKK; encoded by the coding sequence ATGCCGAGCCGGCTGGCCAAGAGCCACGAGAAGAAGAAGCCCCTGCGGATCCGCATCCGCAAGAACGACATGGTGAAGGTGATCGCGGGCCGCGACAAGGGCAAGGTGGGCCGTGTGCTGGAAGTCGACCGCGAGACGGGCCGGATCCTGGTGGAGGGCGTGATGTTGGTGAAAAAGCACGTCCGGCCCAACCCGGCGCGCGGCATCAAGGGCGGCATCGCCGAACGCGAGAGCCCGATTCACGTCTCCAACGTGATGATCCTGACAAGCGACGGCAAGACGTCGCGCATCGGCACCCGCACCGAGATGGTGGGCGGCAAGCCGCGCCGCGTGCGGGTGGCGGTGAAGACCGGCGAGATCCTGGACAAGAAGTGA
- the rplR gene encoding 50S ribosomal protein L18: MKRPIDKDARRRRIHVRIRRRVKGTPERPRLAVFRSLKHIYAQIIDDRAGRTLVAASSNEKGASVNGGNIAGAREIGRLIAERARAKGITRVVFDRGGYLYHGRVKALAEAAREAGLEF, encoded by the coding sequence ATGAAGCGCCCAATTGACAAAGATGCACGCCGCCGGCGGATCCATGTGCGCATCCGGCGGAGAGTGAAGGGCACGCCGGAGCGGCCGCGGCTGGCCGTGTTCCGCAGCCTGAAGCACATTTACGCGCAGATCATCGACGACCGCGCCGGCCGCACGCTGGTGGCCGCCTCGAGCAACGAGAAGGGAGCGAGCGTCAACGGCGGCAACATTGCCGGAGCGCGCGAGATCGGGCGGCTGATCGCCGAACGCGCCCGCGCCAAGGGCATCACCCGCGTGGTGTTCGACCGCGGCGGCTATCTCTACCACGGCCGCGTGAAGGCGCTGGCCGAGGCGGCGCGGGAAGCGGGACTGGAGTTCTGA
- the rplQ gene encoding 50S ribosomal protein L17, translated as MRHKRAGFKLKRNMAHRRALLRNLVTSVIESEGERIITTVPKAKAAKPLLDRMITLGKQDTLHARRLAARFLLKPSAVKKLFDKIAPRFAQRNGGYSQIIRVGWRKGDGAELAILQLTGAQLIKRAEERARRREERLKAMREGREEEESGS; from the coding sequence ATGAGGCACAAACGAGCAGGATTCAAGCTGAAGCGTAACATGGCCCACCGCCGCGCCCTGTTGCGCAATCTGGTCACCAGCGTCATCGAGAGCGAAGGCGAGCGCATCATCACCACCGTCCCCAAGGCCAAGGCCGCCAAGCCGCTGCTCGACAGGATGATCACGCTCGGCAAGCAGGACACGCTGCATGCCCGCCGGCTGGCGGCGCGGTTCCTGCTGAAGCCCTCCGCGGTGAAGAAGCTGTTCGACAAGATCGCGCCGCGGTTCGCCCAGCGCAACGGCGGCTACTCACAGATCATCCGCGTCGGCTGGCGCAAGGGAGACGGGGCCGAGCTGGCCATCCTTCAGCTCACCGGCGCCCAGCTCATCAAACGCGCCGAAGAGCGCGCGCGCCGGAGGGAGGAGCGGCTGAAGGCGATGCGCGAAGGCCGGGAAGAGGAAGAGTCCGGATCCTGA
- the rpsD gene encoding 30S ribosomal protein S4: MARYTGPVCRLCRREGMKLFLKGARCYSEKCAIEKRNFPPGQHGKDRRPKIVGYGLQLREKQKAKRYYGLTEVQFRNLFEKASRMKGVTGATLLNMLERRLDNVVFRSGFGASRAMARQLVRHGHIAVNGRKVDIPSYLLRPGDVVEVREKSRKNPAILGSLEATAHLPAPNWIEVDRDGLKARVLSQPAREDLVQIKLEEQMIVELYSK; encoded by the coding sequence TTGGCTCGCTACACTGGTCCGGTCTGCCGTCTGTGCAGACGCGAAGGAATGAAACTGTTCCTGAAAGGCGCGCGCTGTTACAGCGAGAAGTGCGCCATCGAGAAGCGCAATTTCCCGCCCGGGCAGCACGGCAAGGACCGCCGCCCGAAGATCGTGGGTTACGGCCTGCAATTGCGTGAGAAGCAGAAGGCAAAGCGTTATTACGGGCTGACGGAAGTCCAGTTCCGGAATCTGTTCGAGAAGGCGTCACGGATGAAGGGCGTCACTGGCGCCACGCTGCTGAACATGCTGGAGCGACGCCTGGACAACGTGGTCTTTCGCTCCGGCTTCGGCGCCTCGCGCGCCATGGCCCGTCAGCTCGTCCGTCACGGACACATCGCCGTCAACGGCCGCAAGGTGGACATCCCGTCCTACCTGCTGCGGCCCGGCGACGTGGTGGAAGTCCGCGAGAAGAGCCGGAAGAATCCCGCCATCCTCGGCTCGCTGGAAGCGACCGCGCATCTGCCGGCGCCGAACTGGATTGAGGTGGACCGCGACGGCCTGAAGGCCCGGGTCCTCTCCCAGCCTGCCCGCGAGGATCTGGTGCAAATCAAGCTCGAAGAGCAGATGATCGTCGAGCTGTATTCGAAGTAA
- the adk gene encoding adenylate kinase has protein sequence MEAAENQLAQGGLPGGQPAAIILFGPPGSGKGTQAKLLKTELGIPHISTGDMLRERIASGDALGLQVKDIMQAGRLVPDEVVNQLVADRIAQPDCRQGFILDGYPRTLPQAAELDRLLGKRGYRHLVIHLKVDYTKVIARITGRRVCPVCGTLYSLTSNPPRQPEVCDRDGARLVVRDDDRESVIRERLEAYERQTRPLLDYYRSTGAVLFEVDGSDGTPAEIFDRIRGLLRLK, from the coding sequence ATGGAAGCAGCGGAAAACCAGTTGGCGCAGGGTGGCCTGCCGGGAGGGCAGCCCGCCGCGATCATTCTGTTCGGGCCGCCAGGCTCGGGCAAGGGGACGCAGGCGAAACTGCTGAAGACCGAGCTCGGCATCCCGCACATTTCCACCGGAGACATGCTGCGCGAGCGGATCGCTTCGGGCGATGCGCTTGGCCTTCAGGTGAAGGACATCATGCAGGCGGGGCGGCTGGTGCCGGACGAGGTGGTCAACCAGCTTGTGGCGGACCGGATCGCCCAGCCGGACTGCCGTCAGGGCTTCATCCTGGACGGCTACCCGCGCACGCTGCCCCAGGCGGCGGAGCTGGACCGTCTGCTCGGCAAGCGCGGCTATCGGCATTTGGTGATTCACTTGAAGGTGGATTACACTAAAGTTATCGCGCGGATTACGGGCCGGCGAGTCTGCCCGGTGTGCGGGACTCTCTACAGCCTGACATCGAATCCACCCCGGCAGCCTGAGGTTTGTGACCGGGACGGCGCGCGCCTTGTGGTCCGTGACGATGACAGGGAGTCGGTGATCCGCGAACGCCTGGAGGCTTACGAGCGGCAGACGCGGCCGCTGCTGGATTATTACCGCAGCACGGGCGCGGTGCTGTTTGAAGTGGACGGCAGCGACGGGACGCCGGCAGAGATCTTTGACAGGATCCGGGGATTGCTGAGACTGAAATGA
- the rplN gene encoding 50S ribosomal protein L14, which yields MIGMRTMLEVADNSGARKLMCILPRGGDKGLQAGLGDIVTASVKEAAPDSNIKKGKVVKCVIVRMRKETRRKDGTYIRFDSNAAVLVNDLGEPIGTRVFGPVARELRDKRFMKIVSLAPEVI from the coding sequence ATGATCGGAATGAGAACGATGCTCGAGGTCGCCGACAACAGCGGCGCCCGGAAGCTGATGTGCATCCTGCCGCGCGGCGGCGACAAGGGCCTTCAGGCGGGCCTCGGCGACATCGTCACGGCCAGCGTGAAGGAGGCCGCGCCGGACTCCAACATCAAGAAGGGCAAGGTGGTCAAGTGCGTGATCGTGCGGATGCGGAAGGAGACGCGCCGCAAGGACGGGACCTACATCCGCTTCGACTCCAATGCGGCCGTGCTGGTCAACGACCTGGGCGAGCCCATTGGCACGCGCGTCTTCGGCCCGGTGGCGCGCGAGCTGCGCGACAAGCGGTTCATGAAGATCGTATCGCTCGCCCCGGAGGTGATCTGA
- the secY gene encoding protein translocase subunit SecY, which produces MQKFFEALANVFRIPDLRQRVLFTLGLLAVYRLGAAIPIPGVDAIRFEEFFRRNQGTLFGFLDLFSGGQFRRLTIFALGIMPYITASIVLQLLTVVIPTLEKLQKEGELGRRKITQWTRYLTVGLSLMQSLFIATALQRQGDFVLNPGFGFIALTMLTLTTGTAFIMWLGEQITERGVGNGMSLIIFAGIVAGLPQAVANIYQNTFVTNVWNPLQLIIILALMVLVVAFIVLVERGERRIPVQYAKRVVGRRMMGGQSTHMPLKVNAGGVIPIIFASSLLAFPATLQGLPFVANSKWLTGMLSAIRPGEPLYVLLFIVLIIFFSFFYVSIIFNPNEAADNMRKYGGFIPGIRPGRNTAEYINRILTRITVVGGLYLAVLALIPEIMIGGLKLQHLPPAALGNWIDAHFPRWLLDGLGVTFYFGGTSLLIVVGVAMDTVNQIEAQLIMRHYDGFTPRAGRIRGRRSTF; this is translated from the coding sequence ATGCAGAAATTTTTCGAAGCTCTGGCCAATGTGTTCCGGATTCCGGACCTGCGCCAGCGGGTCCTGTTCACGCTGGGCCTGCTTGCGGTGTACCGGCTGGGTGCGGCGATCCCGATTCCGGGCGTCGATGCCATCCGGTTCGAGGAGTTCTTCCGGCGTAACCAGGGGACGCTGTTTGGCTTTCTCGACCTGTTCAGCGGCGGGCAGTTCCGGCGGCTGACGATCTTCGCCCTCGGCATCATGCCCTACATCACGGCGTCGATCGTGCTGCAACTGCTGACGGTGGTGATCCCGACGCTCGAGAAGCTCCAGAAAGAGGGCGAGCTCGGACGCCGCAAGATCACGCAGTGGACGCGCTATCTCACGGTGGGGCTGTCGCTGATGCAGTCGCTGTTCATCGCCACGGCTCTTCAGCGGCAGGGGGACTTTGTGCTGAACCCCGGCTTCGGGTTCATCGCGCTGACGATGCTGACGCTGACGACGGGCACGGCCTTCATCATGTGGCTGGGCGAGCAGATCACCGAGCGCGGCGTGGGCAACGGGATGTCGCTGATCATTTTTGCCGGCATCGTGGCGGGGCTGCCGCAGGCGGTGGCCAACATCTACCAGAACACGTTTGTCACCAACGTCTGGAATCCGCTTCAGCTCATCATCATCCTGGCGCTGATGGTGCTGGTGGTCGCCTTCATCGTGCTGGTGGAGCGCGGGGAACGCCGAATCCCGGTGCAGTATGCCAAGCGCGTCGTCGGGCGGCGGATGATGGGCGGGCAATCGACACACATGCCGCTGAAGGTGAACGCGGGCGGGGTGATCCCGATCATCTTCGCGTCTTCGCTGCTGGCCTTTCCGGCCACGCTCCAGGGGCTGCCATTCGTGGCCAACAGCAAGTGGCTGACCGGCATGCTGAGCGCGATCCGGCCGGGCGAGCCGCTCTATGTGCTGCTGTTCATCGTCCTGATCATTTTCTTCTCGTTCTTTTACGTCAGCATCATCTTCAACCCGAATGAGGCGGCCGACAACATGCGCAAATACGGCGGCTTCATTCCCGGCATCCGGCCCGGGCGGAACACGGCCGAATACATCAACCGGATTCTGACCCGCATCACCGTGGTCGGCGGCCTGTACCTGGCGGTGCTGGCGCTGATCCCGGAGATCATGATTGGCGGGCTGAAGCTGCAACACCTGCCGCCGGCGGCGCTGGGCAACTGGATTGACGCGCACTTTCCGCGCTGGCTGCTGGACGGGCTGGGCGTCACGTTCTACTTCGGCGGCACATCCCTGCTGATCGTGGTGGGCGTGGCCATGGACACGGTGAACCAGATTGAGGCGCAGTTGATCATGCGCCACTACGACGGATTTACGCCGCGCGCCGGCAGGATTCGCGGCCGGCGCAGCACGTTCTGA
- the rpsQ gene encoding 30S ribosomal protein S17, with the protein MTETPVKRRNEKVGQVVSTKMAKTIVVEVARRVPHPLYKKIVTRRKKFYAHDEQGAARLGDVVRIVESRPLSRLKRWRLVEVIRRAADTSVPQVELEQ; encoded by the coding sequence ATGACGGAAACACCCGTGAAGCGCAGGAACGAGAAAGTGGGCCAGGTGGTGTCGACGAAGATGGCCAAGACGATCGTCGTCGAGGTCGCCCGGCGCGTGCCGCATCCGCTTTACAAGAAGATCGTGACGCGCCGGAAGAAGTTTTACGCCCACGACGAGCAGGGCGCCGCCCGGCTGGGCGACGTGGTGCGCATTGTCGAGAGCCGCCCGCTGAGCCGGCTGAAGCGCTGGAGGCTGGTCGAAGTGATCCGCCGGGCGGCGGACACCAGCGTTCCGCAGGTCGAGCTGGAGCAGTGA
- the rplO gene encoding 50S ribosomal protein L15, whose protein sequence is MNLSNLKPPKGQVRQPRRVGRGMGSGRGKTAGRGQKGQKSITGYGHMRGFEGGQMPLHRRLPKRGFSNALFRKEFAIVNVGQLDRLPGETFTPELLLEMGVIRKLGDGLKVLGNGELTRKISVTAHLFSETALQKIQAAGGTATALGVPKRGPKPKEDKQKK, encoded by the coding sequence ATGAACCTGAGCAATCTCAAGCCGCCCAAGGGACAGGTCAGGCAGCCGCGCCGAGTGGGGCGCGGCATGGGCTCCGGACGCGGCAAGACGGCCGGCCGCGGCCAGAAGGGGCAGAAGTCGATCACCGGCTACGGACACATGCGCGGTTTTGAAGGCGGCCAGATGCCGCTGCACCGCCGCCTGCCGAAGCGCGGGTTTTCGAACGCGCTGTTCCGGAAAGAGTTCGCCATCGTCAACGTCGGCCAGCTGGACCGGCTTCCCGGCGAGACGTTCACGCCGGAGTTGCTGCTCGAGATGGGAGTCATCCGCAAGCTCGGCGACGGTCTCAAAGTGCTTGGCAACGGCGAGCTGACGCGGAAGATCTCGGTGACGGCGCATCTGTTTTCCGAGACGGCCCTCCAGAAGATCCAGGCCGCGGGCGGCACGGCGACCGCGCTGGGTGTGCCGAAGCGCGGGCCGAAGCCGAAAGAGGACAAACAGAAGAAGTAG
- the rpoA gene encoding DNA-directed RNA polymerase subunit alpha: MFKGFQKPKRLVANTETLTDRYGMFTAQPYERGFGTTIGNALRRILLSSIEGAAITAVRIEGVEHEFSPIPGVVEDATDIILNLKQIPFKMADDGVKTLTLHADQPGEVTSGMIETPPEVEVLDRNVHIATVSPGGSLHVEMRLKKGRGYVSRDRNFDEDLPLRYIPIDSVHSPVRKVKYTVEAARLGQMTDYDKLILEVWTNGAVSPQDAIGMAAKLLKDHMAIFINFEETPEAAEEAVQRPAGAIYDILNRSVEELELSVRSYNCLKNANIQTIGDLVQKTEAEMLRAKNFGRKSLSEIKEILAGLGLSFGMKIDSQGRLLDPSGNPVVPAGAEPQELSE, from the coding sequence ATGTTTAAAGGATTCCAGAAACCCAAGCGGCTGGTCGCCAACACCGAGACCCTCACCGACAGGTATGGCATGTTCACCGCCCAGCCCTACGAGCGCGGTTTCGGGACCACCATTGGCAATGCGCTGCGGCGCATTCTGCTCAGCTCCATCGAGGGGGCGGCGATCACGGCCGTCCGCATCGAAGGCGTCGAGCATGAGTTCAGCCCCATCCCCGGCGTGGTCGAGGACGCCACCGACATCATCCTCAATCTGAAGCAGATTCCGTTCAAGATGGCCGATGACGGCGTCAAGACCCTGACGCTGCACGCCGACCAGCCCGGAGAAGTCACCTCCGGCATGATCGAGACGCCGCCCGAGGTGGAGGTGCTTGACCGCAATGTGCACATCGCCACGGTCAGCCCGGGCGGCTCGCTCCACGTCGAGATGCGGCTCAAGAAGGGCCGCGGCTACGTGAGCCGGGACCGCAATTTCGACGAGGACCTGCCACTGCGCTACATCCCCATCGACAGCGTCCACTCGCCGGTCCGCAAGGTGAAATACACCGTCGAGGCCGCGCGCCTCGGCCAGATGACGGACTATGACAAGCTGATCCTCGAAGTCTGGACCAACGGTGCCGTGAGTCCGCAGGACGCCATCGGCATGGCCGCCAAGCTGCTGAAGGACCACATGGCGATCTTCATCAACTTCGAGGAGACGCCGGAGGCCGCCGAGGAGGCCGTGCAGCGGCCCGCCGGCGCGATCTACGACATTCTCAACCGCTCGGTGGAAGAGCTGGAGCTGAGCGTCCGCTCTTACAACTGCCTGAAGAACGCCAACATTCAGACAATCGGCGACCTGGTGCAGAAAACCGAGGCGGAGATGCTCCGCGCCAAGAATTTCGGCCGAAAATCGCTGAGCGAAATCAAGGAAATTCTCGCCGGACTCGGCCTTTCGTTCGGCATGAAAATCGACAGCCAGGGGCGGCTGCTGGATCCGTCCGGCAATCCGGTGGTCCCCGCCGGCGCCGAGCCACAGGAGCTGAGCGAATAA
- the rpmD gene encoding 50S ribosomal protein L30 produces MAEATVKIRLKRSTIGAHASHKKIVRALGLRKLNQVVEKPDTPAFRGMVAKAPLYLEIVGEGAGERKSA; encoded by the coding sequence ATGGCAGAGGCGACAGTGAAGATCCGGCTCAAGCGCAGCACCATCGGCGCGCATGCGAGCCACAAGAAGATCGTCCGCGCGCTGGGGCTCCGCAAGCTGAACCAGGTCGTGGAGAAGCCGGACACGCCCGCGTTCCGCGGCATGGTGGCCAAGGCGCCCCTGTATCTGGAGATTGTCGGCGAAGGCGCGGGAGAAAGGAAATCGGCATGA